In a genomic window of Mycolicibacterium neoaurum VKM Ac-1815D:
- a CDS encoding GlcG/HbpS family heme-binding protein, with product MTSLPLQKAQAVLAAAIAKADEIGQPMNIAIVDDGGHLIAFARMDGAIKASIDISTRKARTSILMNAPTSALMPLAQPGAELYGLEQTSGGLVIFGGGIPLVVDDVVVGAIGVSAGSVEQDVTVAEAGVAAL from the coding sequence ATGACCTCGCTACCTCTACAGAAAGCGCAGGCGGTCCTGGCGGCCGCCATCGCCAAAGCCGACGAGATCGGCCAACCGATGAACATCGCCATCGTCGACGACGGAGGGCATCTGATCGCCTTCGCCAGGATGGACGGCGCCATCAAGGCGAGCATCGACATCTCGACCCGCAAGGCGCGGACGTCGATCCTGATGAACGCTCCGACCAGTGCCCTGATGCCGCTCGCCCAGCCCGGGGCCGAGCTCTACGGTCTGGAGCAGACCAGCGGCGGTCTGGTGATCTTCGGTGGCGGTATCCCGCTGGTCGTCGACGACGTGGTCGTCGGCGCGATCGGGGTGAGTGCGGGCAGCGTCGAACAGGACGTCACGGTGGCCGAGGCCGGCGTCGCCGCGCTCTGA
- a CDS encoding MIP/aquaporin family protein, giving the protein MSNIDIFIWEFLGTAVLCLIGNGSVAAVVLKNSYSHGGGGDWLVIVLGWGFGVFTGASIASPAGGHINPAVTLAVAISGDVPWSSVPVYWAAQLAGGFVGAVLGWAVFKLQYDNNDDNSGTRGIFCTYPAVRNIPWNIVTEVIATFVLIFWVLTNPADVNSGLGYAAVTFVVMAIGFGLGGPTGYAINPARDLGPRIAYAILPIKGKSDAGWDYAWVPVVAPLIGAGLAAGLALAIV; this is encoded by the coding sequence GTGTCCAATATCGACATCTTCATTTGGGAGTTCCTCGGCACGGCGGTGCTGTGCCTCATCGGTAACGGTTCGGTTGCCGCCGTCGTCCTGAAGAACTCCTACTCGCACGGCGGCGGGGGAGACTGGTTGGTCATCGTATTGGGTTGGGGCTTCGGTGTGTTCACCGGTGCCAGTATCGCCAGCCCGGCCGGTGGGCATATCAACCCGGCGGTGACACTGGCGGTGGCGATATCCGGCGACGTGCCGTGGTCGAGTGTGCCGGTCTACTGGGCCGCACAGCTCGCCGGCGGCTTCGTCGGTGCGGTACTGGGCTGGGCGGTCTTCAAGCTGCAGTATGACAACAACGACGACAACAGCGGCACCCGCGGAATCTTCTGCACATATCCGGCGGTGCGCAACATCCCGTGGAACATCGTCACCGAAGTCATCGCGACCTTCGTGCTGATCTTCTGGGTGCTGACCAATCCTGCGGATGTCAACAGCGGATTGGGTTATGCGGCGGTCACATTCGTGGTCATGGCGATCGGCTTCGGGCTCGGTGGGCCGACCGGTTACGCGATCAACCCCGCCCGCGACCTCGGTCCGCGGATCGCCTATGCCATCCTGCCGATCAAGGGCAAATCCGATGCCGGATGGGATTACGCGTGGGTGCCGGTGGTCGCGCCGCTGATCGGCGCAGGACTTGCCGCGGGCCTCGCCCTGGCGATCGTCTGA
- a CDS encoding cob(I)yrinic acid a,c-diamide adenosyltransferase, translating into MAVHLTRIYTRTGDAGTTALGDMSRVAKADVRVGAYADCDETNAVIGMAIAAGGVGPATGAVLQHIQNDLFDVGADLCTPITPDPEYPPLRVTDEQVSQLESWCDEFNAGLAKLSSFILPGGSTASAHLHHARTVARRAERSAWMLAGQAEVNDAALRYLNRLSDLLFILARVENPGGDVLWQPGGERAASVPRDEER; encoded by the coding sequence ATGGCAGTGCATTTGACCAGGATCTACACCAGAACCGGTGATGCCGGGACGACCGCACTGGGGGACATGTCGCGGGTCGCGAAGGCCGATGTGCGTGTCGGCGCCTACGCCGACTGCGACGAGACCAACGCGGTGATCGGAATGGCCATCGCCGCAGGCGGTGTGGGTCCGGCCACGGGGGCGGTGCTGCAGCACATCCAGAACGACCTGTTCGATGTGGGCGCGGATCTGTGCACCCCGATCACACCGGACCCGGAGTACCCGCCGTTGCGGGTCACCGACGAACAGGTGTCGCAGCTGGAATCCTGGTGCGACGAGTTCAACGCGGGCCTGGCCAAGCTGAGTAGCTTCATCCTGCCTGGCGGCAGTACGGCCTCGGCCCATCTGCATCACGCTCGCACGGTCGCCCGCCGCGCCGAACGCAGCGCCTGGATGTTGGCAGGACAGGCAGAGGTCAACGATGCGGCCCTGCGGTACCTGAACCGGCTGTCCGATCTGTTGTTCATCCTCGCCCGTGTGGAGAATCCCGGGGGCGATGTGCTCTGGCAGCCCGGCGGCGAGCGTGCCGCGTCGGTTCCGCGTGACGAGGAGAGATGA
- a CDS encoding OsmC family peroxiredoxin, which yields MSARQAIAEWNGALVTGSGTIQLATSGQGQFPYSLPARAADAATMTSPEELLAAAYASCYAMQLTALLDAGPDEPVGLHVEVVVTQGGPEVDFGIADVALTVRGRGIGRSAEEFVGLAQQAAQVCPVGRALATVPKTVDAALQS from the coding sequence ATGAGCGCACGACAGGCGATCGCGGAGTGGAACGGCGCATTGGTGACCGGTTCCGGCACGATTCAGCTGGCCACCTCCGGGCAGGGGCAGTTCCCCTACTCGCTGCCGGCACGGGCCGCAGACGCCGCCACGATGACCTCTCCCGAGGAATTGTTGGCTGCGGCATACGCGTCCTGTTATGCCATGCAGTTGACCGCCTTGCTCGACGCGGGCCCCGATGAGCCGGTCGGCCTGCACGTCGAAGTGGTGGTGACCCAGGGCGGCCCGGAGGTCGACTTCGGCATCGCCGACGTGGCGCTAACGGTACGCGGCCGCGGTATCGGCCGCAGCGCAGAAGAATTCGTCGGACTCGCACAGCAGGCAGCCCAGGTCTGCCCGGTCGGCCGCGCACTGGCCACGGTGCCCAAGACCGTGGACGCCGCCCTGCAGAGCTGA
- the cobA gene encoding uroporphyrinogen-III C-methyltransferase produces MTTSSPPTRVPCTLPVELALRGHRVTVVGATARAAVTVAELLEAGALVTVIGTHATPYLSDLAERGLATVLYRSIQPGDIDSAAMIFASTDDEDHNRWIAETARELAVLCVIDNGPSGQRAGRPGMGRVILVGGGPGDPSLLTVAGRDAIVAADTVVTDRLAPVSALKRLAPHADIIDVSKIPGGRRTEQWDINALLVSRALDGQVVVRLKGGDGFVFGRGGEELDHCVQAGVPVEVIPGVSSAIAAPASALIPVTHRGLTQGFTVVSGHVPPGHPECTVDYAALAHANTTLVLMMAVANLASIAAALTAAGMDPATPAAVIADGSLSSQHEVRGTLGTIAGLARAAGIEPPATTVIGAVAGFVPGRAPAQRVAQTHA; encoded by the coding sequence ATGACCACGAGCTCTCCCCCGACGCGGGTGCCGTGCACGCTGCCGGTCGAACTGGCGCTACGCGGACATCGCGTGACGGTCGTCGGAGCCACCGCCCGTGCGGCCGTCACCGTGGCCGAACTGTTGGAGGCGGGCGCGTTGGTCACGGTGATCGGCACACACGCCACGCCGTATCTGAGCGACCTCGCCGAGCGCGGCCTGGCCACCGTCCTGTATCGGAGCATCCAGCCCGGCGATATCGACTCGGCGGCAATGATTTTCGCCTCCACCGATGACGAAGACCACAACCGGTGGATCGCCGAGACGGCACGCGAGCTTGCGGTGCTCTGCGTCATCGACAACGGGCCGAGCGGACAGCGCGCCGGGCGACCGGGCATGGGCCGGGTGATCCTGGTCGGTGGCGGTCCTGGGGACCCCAGCCTGCTCACCGTCGCCGGCCGGGACGCCATCGTCGCCGCCGATACCGTCGTCACCGATCGACTCGCCCCGGTCAGCGCGTTGAAACGGCTTGCCCCGCATGCCGACATCATCGACGTTTCGAAGATCCCCGGTGGGCGGCGCACCGAACAATGGGACATCAATGCGCTGCTGGTCTCCCGGGCGCTCGACGGCCAGGTGGTGGTGCGCCTCAAAGGGGGTGACGGGTTCGTCTTCGGCCGCGGCGGCGAGGAGCTCGACCATTGCGTCCAGGCCGGTGTGCCGGTCGAGGTGATCCCCGGTGTCAGCTCGGCGATCGCCGCACCGGCATCGGCCCTGATCCCGGTTACCCATCGCGGGCTCACCCAAGGTTTCACCGTGGTGTCCGGCCATGTGCCTCCCGGGCATCCCGAGTGCACCGTCGACTACGCCGCGCTCGCACATGCCAATACGACCTTGGTGTTGATGATGGCGGTCGCCAACCTGGCGTCCATCGCCGCGGCGTTGACCGCGGCGGGGATGGACCCGGCCACCCCGGCCGCGGTCATCGCCGACGGCAGCCTGTCCAGCCAGCACGAGGTGCGCGGCACGCTGGGCACGATCGCCGGGCTGGCCCGCGCGGCAGGTATCGAACCGCCCGCGACAACGGTCATCGGCGCGGTCGCCGGGTTCGTACCCGGCCGGGCGCCTGCGCAGCGGGTCGCACAGACACACGCCTGA
- a CDS encoding LuxR C-terminal-related transcriptional regulator, whose protein sequence is MTDHQRLRTTLVIDDELVRHGLTHVMSCIEEIHFVGDLRHGPELAERIRLLQPELLVLGMPPTGTLTDLLTELDSTVKVVVVTDSEHADINTVELLRAGADALVDRRSPATDLRATFAKVVSGQPALDALSVQSLITELRSPPVSRTAGDTRLLTARERDVLNELVEGLDNRTIAGRLFVSEATVKFHLHNIMNKFGVHKRAALIAAALRGADATG, encoded by the coding sequence TTGACCGATCACCAGCGACTGCGAACCACCCTGGTCATCGACGATGAACTGGTCCGGCACGGTTTGACCCATGTGATGTCCTGTATCGAAGAGATCCACTTCGTCGGTGATCTTCGACACGGTCCCGAGCTCGCCGAACGCATCCGGCTGCTGCAACCAGAGCTGCTGGTCCTGGGAATGCCGCCGACGGGCACGTTGACCGATTTGCTGACCGAACTGGACAGCACGGTGAAGGTGGTCGTGGTGACCGACAGTGAGCACGCCGATATCAACACCGTCGAGCTGCTGCGTGCCGGCGCCGACGCGCTGGTGGACCGCCGCTCACCGGCCACCGACCTGCGAGCCACCTTCGCCAAGGTCGTCAGCGGGCAGCCCGCCCTCGACGCCCTCAGCGTGCAGTCGCTGATCACCGAGTTGCGCTCCCCTCCGGTGTCCCGCACCGCGGGCGACACCAGACTGCTCACCGCCCGCGAACGGGATGTCCTCAACGAACTGGTCGAGGGCCTGGACAATCGCACCATCGCCGGTCGATTGTTCGTTTCGGAGGCGACGGTCAAGTTCCATCTGCACAACATCATGAACAAGTTCGGGGTGCACAAACGCGCCGCGCTGATCGCGGCGGCCCTGCGCGGTGCGGACGCCACCGGGTGA
- a CDS encoding (2Fe-2S)-binding protein, translated as MDSRHTVVDALSELPRLGGYFALKTLDDPDSVELARLADPETTRWFVSATRAAIAASMAVDVESIPVRVAASSFQLGVAARLLSPLVGSALCHQRIPILVADNVFYRVSAHHPDFGTTVDELRATEDPAAAGAAICALLPDLFDPLHDTLRAVTGLPTRVALGNLTSAANGAVTVLAMTRPDLEAAGRDLVAALTRHTPLRDTGDFGRGTFTRNSCCLFYQAPGGGLCGDCVLPAARS; from the coding sequence ATGGACAGTCGCCACACAGTCGTCGATGCCCTTTCCGAGCTGCCGCGGCTCGGCGGGTACTTCGCACTGAAGACCCTGGATGACCCCGACTCTGTGGAGCTCGCGCGGTTGGCCGACCCGGAGACGACGCGCTGGTTCGTCTCCGCAACCAGGGCGGCGATCGCGGCATCGATGGCGGTCGACGTCGAGTCGATCCCGGTGCGCGTGGCCGCATCATCGTTCCAGTTGGGCGTCGCCGCGCGGCTGCTGTCCCCGCTGGTCGGTTCGGCACTGTGTCATCAACGCATTCCGATCCTGGTGGCGGACAACGTGTTCTACCGGGTCAGCGCGCACCACCCGGATTTCGGCACCACCGTCGACGAACTACGAGCCACCGAGGATCCGGCAGCTGCCGGCGCGGCGATCTGCGCGCTGCTGCCCGATCTCTTCGACCCCTTGCACGACACGCTCCGCGCGGTGACCGGGCTGCCGACGCGGGTGGCGCTGGGAAATCTGACATCAGCGGCCAACGGCGCGGTCACCGTCCTGGCGATGACCCGCCCGGACCTCGAAGCCGCGGGCAGGGACCTGGTCGCTGCGCTGACCCGGCATACGCCGCTACGTGACACCGGCGATTTCGGGCGGGGCACCTTCACCCGGAACAGTTGCTGCCTGTTTTATCAGGCACCCGGCGGCGGGCTCTGCGGAGACTGCGTCCTACCCGCCGCCCGATCATGA
- a CDS encoding diol dehydratase small subunit, whose amino-acid sequence MTEPNLDPAVDYPLSVHRSDLLFTPTGKPFDAVTMDAVIAGDIEAADLRITPEALRLQAQIAEKAGRTQIGANMRRAAEMTVISDERVLQIYNALRPNASTKAELDAIADELLDTYNAEHLATLVREAADVYERRDILAESE is encoded by the coding sequence ATGACGGAACCAAACCTGGACCCGGCGGTGGACTACCCGCTGAGCGTGCACCGAAGTGATCTGCTGTTCACCCCGACCGGTAAGCCGTTCGACGCGGTCACCATGGATGCGGTGATCGCCGGTGACATCGAGGCCGCCGATCTGCGCATCACCCCGGAAGCGCTGCGCCTGCAGGCGCAGATCGCCGAGAAGGCCGGGCGTACCCAGATCGGGGCGAACATGCGGCGGGCCGCCGAGATGACGGTCATCTCCGATGAGCGGGTCTTGCAGATCTACAACGCGCTGCGTCCCAACGCATCGACGAAGGCCGAACTCGATGCCATCGCCGACGAACTGCTCGACACCTACAACGCCGAGCATCTCGCCACCTTGGTGCGTGAGGCCGCCGACGTCTACGAACGCCGCGACATCTTGGCCGAAAGCGAATAG
- a CDS encoding propanediol/glycerol family dehydratase large subunit, which yields MTASAVPHDPATGKDGVRHSHRTMLLGDRPVNLDGFVEEWPEVGMVAMESAFDPEPSVRVEGGVIVEMDGVARADFDFIDQFIADKAIDVETTEASMAIPAAEIAMMLVNPTVTRAEVIAVTKGLTPAKLLAVAKTLNIVEIMMAMQKMRARRTPANQAHCTSARDNPVQVVCEAAEASIRGFAEMETTLGVVRYAPLVAMAQQIGSQVGTGGPLTQCALEEATELDLGMRGITAYAETISVYGTEPVFVDGDDTPYSKAFLASAYASRGIKMRFTSGTGSEVQMGNAQGKSMLYLEIRCILVTKGAGVQGLQNGSISCIGVPGAVPGGIRAVAAENLIASAVDLECASGNDQSFSHSPMRRTARLMPQMMPGTDFVCSGYSAVPNYDNMFAGSNLDSDDFDDFNTIQRDLQIDGGLRHVKEADILAVRTRAAKALQAVFAHLDLPPISDAEIDAAVYANGSRECIPRDVLEDLKGAQQVMDRGITGLDLVKALEATGFSDIARNLFTVLRQRISGDLLQTSAIMTRDLQPLSAVNDANDYNGPDTGYRPSGARWEEMKRLRHVTSAANPEMEVE from the coding sequence ATGACCGCTTCAGCAGTCCCGCACGATCCCGCCACCGGCAAGGATGGTGTCCGCCACTCGCACCGCACGATGTTGTTGGGGGACCGCCCGGTCAACCTCGACGGCTTCGTGGAGGAATGGCCCGAGGTCGGCATGGTCGCCATGGAAAGCGCCTTTGATCCGGAGCCCAGCGTCCGGGTCGAAGGCGGCGTCATTGTCGAGATGGACGGGGTGGCGCGAGCCGATTTCGACTTCATCGACCAGTTCATCGCCGATAAGGCGATCGACGTCGAGACCACCGAGGCCTCGATGGCGATTCCGGCGGCCGAGATCGCGATGATGTTGGTCAACCCCACCGTCACCCGCGCCGAGGTCATCGCGGTGACCAAGGGTCTGACACCGGCGAAGCTGCTGGCGGTGGCCAAGACGTTGAACATCGTCGAGATCATGATGGCGATGCAGAAGATGCGGGCCCGCCGCACGCCGGCCAACCAGGCCCACTGCACGAGCGCGCGGGACAACCCGGTGCAGGTGGTCTGCGAGGCGGCCGAGGCATCCATTCGCGGATTCGCGGAGATGGAAACGACTTTGGGCGTGGTGCGCTACGCGCCGCTGGTGGCCATGGCACAGCAGATCGGCAGCCAGGTGGGCACCGGCGGACCATTGACCCAGTGCGCGCTCGAAGAGGCCACCGAACTGGATCTCGGTATGCGCGGGATCACCGCCTACGCCGAGACGATCTCGGTGTACGGCACCGAGCCGGTGTTCGTCGACGGTGATGACACGCCGTACTCCAAGGCGTTCCTGGCCTCGGCCTACGCGTCGCGCGGGATAAAGATGCGCTTCACCTCGGGCACCGGCTCGGAGGTCCAGATGGGCAATGCGCAGGGTAAGTCCATGCTGTACTTGGAGATTCGTTGCATCCTGGTGACCAAGGGTGCCGGCGTACAGGGTCTGCAGAACGGATCGATCTCCTGTATCGGTGTGCCCGGCGCGGTGCCGGGTGGCATCCGTGCGGTGGCCGCCGAGAACCTGATCGCCTCGGCGGTGGACCTGGAATGTGCTTCGGGCAACGACCAGTCGTTCTCGCATTCGCCGATGCGCCGGACCGCGCGGCTGATGCCCCAGATGATGCCGGGGACGGACTTCGTCTGCTCGGGCTACTCGGCGGTCCCGAACTACGACAACATGTTCGCCGGATCGAACCTCGACAGCGACGACTTCGACGATTTCAACACCATCCAGCGTGACCTGCAGATCGACGGGGGTCTGCGCCACGTCAAGGAAGCCGACATCCTGGCCGTGCGCACCCGCGCGGCGAAGGCATTGCAGGCGGTGTTCGCCCACCTCGACCTGCCGCCGATCAGCGATGCCGAGATCGATGCCGCGGTGTACGCCAACGGCAGTCGCGAGTGCATCCCGCGTGATGTGCTGGAGGATCTCAAGGGTGCCCAGCAGGTGATGGACCGCGGTATCACCGGCCTGGATCTGGTCAAGGCGCTTGAGGCCACCGGATTCTCCGATATCGCGCGGAACCTGTTCACCGTTCTGCGGCAGCGTATTTCCGGTGATCTGTTGCAGACATCGGCGATCATGACGCGTGACCTGCAACCGTTGTCGGCGGTCAACGATGCCAACGATTACAACGGCCCGGACACCGGCTACCGACCCTCGGGGGCGCGGTGGGAGGAAATGAAGCGACTGCGCCATGTGACCAGCGCTGCCAACCCGGAAATGGAGGTGGAGTGA
- a CDS encoding propanediol/glycerol family dehydratase medium subunit yields MSTTIGEEQRSLSFEEVGPAQRGSRSDEVVLAISPAFADFFSKTIVDTPHAEVIRQILAGIEEQEVTARCIRVWHSADLAVLAHTAAKLSGSGIGIGILSRGTAMIHQRDLPRLSSLELFPQCPLLTLDTYRSIGANAAQYAKGESPEPVPTLNDQMARPRWQAKAALLHLKETEQIRKGSKPVEVTPKFTVAAAV; encoded by the coding sequence ATGTCGACCACGATCGGCGAAGAACAGCGTTCACTGTCATTCGAAGAGGTCGGCCCGGCGCAGCGCGGATCGCGCAGTGACGAAGTGGTGCTGGCGATCTCGCCGGCCTTCGCCGACTTCTTCAGCAAGACCATCGTCGACACGCCACACGCCGAGGTGATCCGGCAGATCCTGGCCGGTATCGAGGAGCAGGAGGTGACCGCGCGCTGCATCCGGGTCTGGCACAGCGCCGATCTGGCCGTGCTGGCGCACACCGCGGCCAAACTCTCCGGTTCGGGTATCGGGATCGGCATCCTCTCCCGCGGTACCGCGATGATCCACCAGCGCGATCTGCCCCGGTTGTCGAGTCTGGAGTTGTTCCCCCAGTGTCCGCTGCTCACGTTGGACACCTACCGCAGTATCGGTGCCAACGCCGCGCAGTACGCCAAGGGTGAATCCCCGGAGCCGGTTCCGACGCTCAACGATCAGATGGCCCGCCCGCGCTGGCAGGCCAAGGCGGCACTGTTGCACCTCAAGGAGACCGAGCAGATCCGCAAGGGCAGCAAGCCCGTCGAGGTGACGCCGAAGTTCACCGTCGCCGCCGCGGTCTGA
- a CDS encoding diol dehydratase reactivase subunit alpha — protein sequence MSVTVVGVDIGNSTTEGSVARIDETGSVVYLGGALTRTSGIKGTVRNAEGVVKAVTRAVQNAGITVGELDLILLNEATPVISGLAMETITETIITESTMIGHDPRTPGGRGLGVGVIVDIGSLDEVNPGDPVIVLVPGGADFEWTATTINNAVERGVDVNGAILGNDDAVLVANRLVIKIPIIDEVSRVDAVPVGMLAAVEVVAPGQSIRTLSNAYGLATIFELDPDQTRVVSPVARALTGNRSAVVVRTPSGDVEDRTIPAGSLEFIGASKRGLIDVSRGAAEIMAEVERVSPLQDVLGESGTNTGGMIANVRQSMADLSKHALADVRIKDLLAIDTLVPQEVRGGVAGEVALENAVALAAMVRTKESGMQAVADAVATALRDAGATRISAVVGGVEAEMAVLGALTTPGTEKPLVVLDMGGGSTDAAVIERSGDVQAVHLAGAGDLVTKLIDAELGLDNLELAEDIKRLPLGKAESFFHVRLENGTVQFFDKPLPPNAFARVVTLSEMGMSPIPTRHSLDRIRTVRRTAKERVFVVNALRALRAVAPHGDLRQIGFVVLLGGCALDFEIPELIADAVAPYGIVCGTGNVRGTEGPRNAVASGLVASYAARSRERDRAQVDA from the coding sequence GTGAGTGTCACGGTGGTCGGGGTCGATATCGGTAACTCGACAACCGAGGGCAGCGTCGCCCGGATAGACGAGACCGGCTCGGTGGTCTATCTCGGCGGCGCGTTGACCCGCACCTCGGGGATCAAGGGCACCGTCCGCAACGCCGAGGGTGTGGTCAAGGCGGTCACCCGCGCCGTGCAGAACGCCGGGATCACGGTGGGCGAGCTGGATCTGATCCTGCTCAACGAGGCCACCCCGGTGATCAGCGGATTGGCGATGGAGACCATCACCGAGACCATCATCACCGAGTCGACGATGATCGGGCACGACCCGCGCACTCCCGGGGGCCGCGGGCTCGGTGTCGGTGTCATCGTCGATATCGGGTCGCTCGACGAGGTGAACCCGGGCGATCCCGTGATCGTCCTGGTGCCCGGTGGCGCCGACTTCGAATGGACCGCCACCACCATCAACAACGCCGTCGAGCGTGGTGTCGACGTGAACGGCGCGATCCTCGGCAACGATGATGCGGTCCTGGTCGCGAATCGGTTGGTCATCAAGATCCCGATCATCGACGAGGTATCCCGCGTGGACGCCGTCCCGGTAGGCATGCTCGCCGCCGTCGAGGTCGTCGCACCGGGACAATCCATCCGCACGCTGTCGAATGCCTATGGATTGGCCACCATTTTCGAGCTCGATCCGGACCAGACCCGGGTGGTCTCCCCGGTGGCCAGAGCGCTGACCGGTAACCGGTCGGCGGTGGTGGTGCGCACCCCGTCCGGTGATGTGGAAGACCGCACGATCCCGGCGGGTTCGCTGGAGTTCATCGGGGCGTCCAAGCGGGGCCTCATCGACGTCTCGCGTGGCGCGGCCGAGATCATGGCCGAGGTCGAGCGCGTCAGCCCACTCCAGGACGTGCTCGGGGAGTCGGGCACCAACACCGGCGGCATGATCGCCAACGTCCGGCAGAGCATGGCGGATCTGTCCAAACACGCGCTGGCCGATGTGCGCATCAAGGATCTGCTGGCGATCGACACCCTGGTTCCCCAGGAGGTGCGCGGCGGGGTGGCCGGTGAGGTGGCCTTGGAGAATGCGGTCGCACTGGCGGCCATGGTGCGCACCAAGGAGAGCGGGATGCAGGCCGTCGCCGACGCGGTGGCCACGGCATTGCGCGACGCGGGTGCCACCCGCATCTCGGCGGTGGTGGGCGGGGTGGAGGCCGAGATGGCCGTGCTCGGTGCGCTGACCACACCGGGCACCGAGAAGCCACTGGTCGTCCTCGATATGGGTGGCGGGTCGACCGATGCCGCGGTGATCGAGCGCTCCGGTGATGTGCAGGCCGTCCACCTGGCAGGCGCCGGCGACCTGGTGACCAAGCTCATCGACGCCGAACTGGGCTTGGACAACCTGGAACTGGCCGAGGACATCAAGCGGTTGCCATTGGGCAAGGCGGAGAGCTTCTTTCACGTCCGGCTGGAGAACGGCACCGTGCAGTTCTTCGACAAGCCACTGCCGCCCAACGCGTTTGCGCGGGTGGTGACGCTCTCGGAGATGGGGATGAGTCCCATCCCCACCCGGCACTCGTTGGATCGAATCCGCACGGTGCGCCGGACCGCCAAGGAACGGGTCTTCGTCGTCAACGCCCTGCGCGCGTTGCGCGCGGTCGCGCCGCACGGTGATCTCCGCCAGATCGGCTTCGTGGTGCTGCTGGGCGGGTGCGCACTGGATTTCGAGATTCCCGAGCTGATCGCCGATGCGGTCGCGCCGTACGGAATCGTCTGCGGTACCGGCAATGTGCGCGGTACCGAGGGGCCGCGAAATGCCGTGGCGTCCGGTCTGGTGGCCTCCTATGCCGCCCGTTCGCGGGAGCGCGACAGGGCACAGGTCGATGCTTGA
- a CDS encoding glycerol dehydratase reactivase beta/small subunit family protein: MLEGGQPEKPAILVLSSGGALESEVLAGIEEEGVPYVVERVAPDADSDAQRLARRAAGRSSLDVGVGIDAQGRVAILHDKLPDGVEGLSGERPASPRAGRVAGHNAARIVVGVPLMDEPI, translated from the coding sequence ATGCTTGAGGGGGGCCAGCCCGAGAAGCCCGCGATCCTGGTGCTGAGCTCGGGCGGCGCACTGGAGAGCGAGGTGCTCGCCGGTATCGAGGAAGAGGGCGTGCCCTATGTCGTCGAGCGGGTGGCACCGGACGCCGACAGCGATGCGCAACGGCTGGCGCGGCGTGCTGCGGGGCGCTCGTCATTGGATGTGGGCGTGGGTATCGATGCCCAGGGCCGGGTCGCCATCTTGCACGACAAGCTGCCCGATGGGGTCGAGGGTCTGTCCGGCGAGCGACCGGCATCCCCGCGCGCCGGTCGGGTCGCCGGGCACAACGCCGCGCGCATCGTGGTGGGCGTGCCCCTGATGGACGAGCCGATATGA